A genomic segment from Drosophila willistoni isolate 14030-0811.24 chromosome 2L unlocalized genomic scaffold, UCI_dwil_1.1 Seg72.1, whole genome shotgun sequence encodes:
- the LOC6646279 gene encoding kinesin-like protein KIF23 has product MKQIPRTPKRIPKTPRNQSPVENHSHNEVKDTVNVFCRLRPLQLEVDLSSLRVIDSKTICMNSPDQQLQDHRPYCRQQQQNEILYKFKDIFESDASQREVFAAVAQPLVENLIRGRDSLLFTYGVTGSGKTHTMTGDLRNRGILPRCLDQLFCTIADYQAKKFIFKPDKLNGFEILTEKEALQEQLEPRRKLVMTRRRKSALQMSLEMTPILPALDEENMYSVFITYIEIYNNSVYDLLELDGSQKILQSRIIREDATHRMYVHGVNEMEVKTVQEAIQVFQMGQKRKHMAHTTLNQESSRSHSVFNIRLVQAPNDTQSNEQSITVSQLSLVDLAGSERSSKTKTTGVRLREAGNINNSLMTLRTCLEYLRENQQLGNNAKKIPYRDSKLTHMFKSYFDGEGQVSMIVCINPRIENYDENLQVMKFAEITQEVQILRTGTPAHPKGKAPNLKAQTQLSLGPDFPSCQLSNLPETKSQIQELKSCLQQRSENRKKLIEILHLNCDNFRRMLMKMNEDNRTMMHSAALMGNKENIPRQKRSQSSENVLENKKNIAKAFVPAKQPDIFATPYQSRLNYNSSQANLLYFLHCKKLDDIQKWKANAGLIAEKDKTEKKGSAF; this is encoded by the coding sequence atgaaacaaattcCTCGCACACCAAAGCGTATTCCGAAAACGCCAAGGAATCAATCACCAGTAGAAAACCATTCACATAATGAGGTCAAAGATACCGTAAATGTGTTTTGTCGCCTGCGACCTCTGCAATTGGAAGTAGATCTCAGCTCATTGCGAGTAATCGATTCGAAGACAATTTGTATGAATTCGCCAGATCAACAACTGCAGGATCATCGACCATATTGtaggcagcaacaacagaatGAAATCCTATATAAATTCAAGGATATATTTGAATCTGATGCCTCCCAACGAGAAgtatttgctgctgttgcccaACCACTCGTTGAGAATTTAATACGAGGACGTGATAGTTTACTCTTCACTTATGGAGTGACTGGAAGTGGCAAGACTCATACAATGACTGGTGATTTGAGAAATCGCGGTATATTGCCAAGATGTCTAGACCAGCTCTTTTGCACAATTGCTGATTACCAAGCCAAGAAGTTTATTTTCAAGCCAGATAAGTTAAATGGCTTTGAGATATTAACGGAGAAGGAAGCCCTTCAGGAGCAGTTGGAACCGAGGAGAAAATTAGTAATGACAAGGCGTAGAAAATCCGCCTTACAGATGTCTCTGGAAATGACTCCCATATTACCTGCATTGGATGAAGAGAACATGTATTCGGTATTCATTACCTACATTGAAATCTATAACAATAGTGTCTATGACCTTCTCGAACTCGATGGCTcacaaaaaattttacaatctAGAATCATTCGTGAAGATGCCACGCATCGTATGTATGTCCATGGAGTCAACGAAATGGAAGTCAAGACCGTGCAGGAAGCCATACAAGTCTTTCAGATGGGACAGAAACGCAAACATATGGCTCATACAACCCTCAATCAGGAATCAAGTCGCAGTCATTCAGTGTTCAATATTCGTTTGGTCCAGGCTCCAAATGACACTCAATCCAATGAGCAATCGATAACAGTCAGTCAACTCTCTTTggtggatttggctggaagcGAGCGTTCTTCAAAGACCAAAACAACTGGAGTACGACTTCGTGAGGCCGGCAATATCAACAATTCGCTAATGACATTGAGAACTTGTTTGGAATACCTTCGGGAGAATCAGCAGTTGGGAAACAATGCTAAGAAAATACCCTATCGCGACTCAAAGTTAACACACATGTTTAAAAGTTATTTTGATGGCGAAGGACAAGTCTCAATGATTGTCTGCATTAATCCCAGAATTGAGAATTACGATGAGAACTTGCAAGTAATGAAATTTGCCGAAATAACTCAAGAAGTGCAAATACTTCGAACTGGGACTCCGGCACACCCAAAGGGCAAGGCGCCCAATTTGAAGGCACAGACTCAGTTGAGTCTAGGACCAGACTTTCCTAGCTGTCAGTTAAGCAATCTTCCGGAGACAAAATCTCAAATCCAAGAACTCAAGTCCTGCTTACAACAACGCAGTGAAAATCGTAAAAAGTTGATTGAAATTTTACATCTTAATTGCGACAATTTCCGCCGAATGCTTATGAAAATGAATGAAGACAATCGTACAATGATGCACAGTGCAGCTCTAATGGGGAACAAGGAGAATATTCCCCGTCAAAAACGCTCACAAAGTTCCGAAAATGTCCTagagaataagaaaaatattgcaaaagCTTTTGTGCCAGCCAAACAACCGGATATCTTTGCAACGCCTTATCAAAGTAGGCTCAATTATAACTCCAGCCAGgcaaatttactttattttttgcattgtAAGAAATTGGATGACATACAAAAGTGGAAGGCAAATGCCGGGCTTATCGCTGAGAAagataaaacagaaaagaaaggATCCGCGTTTTAA